One genomic segment of Mycolicibacterium gilvum includes these proteins:
- a CDS encoding ParA family protein, producing MSGSSDPGVAEESSTAPADSVSRETEGSRETDVSRETWNAQDVDTPIGAEAARAVRLMQAAVQGQLPRPSRQRVFTIANQKGGVGKTTTAVNIAAALALQGLRVLVIDLDPQGNASTALGIEHRPGTPSSYEVLIGEIGVESALQQSPHNERLYCIPATIDLAGAEIELVSMVAREGRLRTALAELKHHDFDYVFIDCPPSLGLLTINALVAAPEVLIPIQCEYYALEGVGQLLRNIEMVKAHLNPELDVSTVVLTMHDGRTKLADQVANDVREHFGNKVLRTVIPRSVKVSEAPGYGMTIISYDPGSRGAMSYLDASRELALRGGTAQDEGGRDR from the coding sequence ATGTCAGGCTCCAGCGATCCGGGAGTTGCGGAGGAGTCGAGTACCGCGCCGGCCGACTCTGTTTCACGTGAAACCGAGGGTTCACGCGAAACCGATGTTTCACGTGAAACGTGGAACGCCCAAGACGTTGACACACCGATCGGCGCCGAGGCCGCTCGCGCTGTTCGGCTGATGCAGGCCGCCGTCCAAGGCCAGCTTCCGCGGCCGAGTCGTCAGCGGGTGTTCACCATCGCCAACCAGAAGGGCGGCGTCGGCAAGACGACGACGGCGGTGAATATCGCGGCCGCGCTCGCGCTGCAGGGCCTGCGCGTCCTCGTCATCGATCTCGACCCGCAGGGGAATGCCAGCACCGCGCTCGGCATCGAGCACCGCCCGGGGACACCGTCGTCCTATGAGGTCCTCATCGGGGAGATCGGCGTCGAGTCGGCGCTGCAGCAAAGTCCGCACAACGAGCGGCTGTATTGCATCCCCGCGACGATCGACCTGGCGGGTGCCGAGATCGAATTGGTCAGCATGGTCGCACGCGAAGGACGGCTACGGACCGCGCTGGCCGAGTTGAAGCATCACGACTTCGACTACGTGTTCATCGACTGCCCACCGTCGCTGGGATTGCTGACGATCAACGCGCTCGTTGCGGCGCCCGAAGTCCTGATCCCGATCCAGTGCGAGTACTACGCGCTGGAGGGCGTGGGCCAGTTGCTGCGCAACATCGAGATGGTCAAGGCGCACCTCAATCCCGAACTCGACGTCAGCACCGTGGTCCTGACGATGCACGACGGTCGGACCAAACTCGCCGACCAGGTGGCCAACGACGTCCGGGAGCATTTCGGGAACAAGGTGCTGCGGACGGTCATCCCGCGCAGCGTCAAGGTGTCCGAGGCCCCTGGTTACGGAATGACGATCATCAGTTACGACCCCGGTTCACGGGGGGCGATGAGCTATCTGGATGCAAGTCGTGAGTTGGCGCTTCGGGGCGGGACCGCCCAGGACGAGGGAGGACGGGACCGATGA